The sequence below is a genomic window from Candidatus Omnitrophota bacterium.
TTGCCTAGTACCGCTTTAATTTTCTCTCCAGCTTTATTTCCTAAAACAATGATATCGTTGGCATTATTCTTATCGGCTTCCGCCTGCATACTGCGTATTAAACGTGAATTCATATCTCCCATAAACGCGGATTCGCTTGAGACAACTAAAATAGCTGTAGCATTTGACTTAGGATGCACAAGCGGATGATCGGTCCCGAAAAACGAAGCCATCTTAAAGAAATCCGTAAAGTAAGTTACAAAATCAATCAATATCTGTTTGCTTTTAGCCGATTTTTGAAAAAGAGTAGTAGCAATATCCTTAAGGATCAAAATAAGGTCCAGGATTTCAGCCGTATCATCATAATCTATTTTCAATTTTTTGGTTTTAGACATGCGCGCCCTAAGTTAAACCCTCTCCTCGATATGCTGTTTTTCTGCTAAAACTATCTCATTAATTTTAGAGGCAAGGCTGCCATCCAATGTCAAAGTGCCGAACCTCAAGATAGCCCCTGCCAATACCGAATTATCTATTGTCTCATTCAACGAGAGACCCTTTTTAAGCTTAACGGATAAAAGCTCGCCTATTTTAGAGCGTTGTTTATCATCCAAGGGCATAGCGCAAACAACATCCACGGAATTGACCCCTGAATCAATAGTCCCAAAATTAGCGTTCTCCAGCTCTTTTAAGAATTCATCCCACAGGATATTATTGATTTGGGTTACCGCGGTTTTGCTTAAGATGCGCGAAATCATCGAGCCGCAACGCTCCACCATTTTAGTTTCTGTCTCTTTGCGAATATCATCATGTATCTTATTTATTGTCTTTTGGGCCTTAGTAATGATATCTTCACTT
It includes:
- a CDS encoding F0F1 ATP synthase subunit delta, encoding MGDFLIKLIVVQTIIFGVVIFFLKLVLTKDTESSVNRLETSYEDVKKKKDEIAQRIKEIEDEYNRKKQEAENVASEIKDKATQEAYEIKESAFKRAKVESEDIITKAQKTINKIHDDIRKETETKMVERCGSMISRILSKTAVTQINNILWDEFLKELENANFGTIDSGVNSVDVVCAMPLDDKQRSKIGELLSVKLKKGLSLNETIDNSVLAGAILRFGTLTLDGSLASKINEIVLAEKQHIEERV